The following proteins are encoded in a genomic region of Verrucomicrobiaceae bacterium:
- a CDS encoding YceH family protein, translating to MSAESATTAIPSTLSPEEVRVLGCLIEKEITLPDYYPMTLNALVTACNQTTNREPLMQLDDTTVAQALENMKSRGYVYQVNIVGARVQKFRHNLKGKCPDLEKAQIALLCMLLLRGAQTAGELRQRTERLHTFEDMKAVEDTLISLIGYRDGPLIKCIPAGPGCRVAQYMHLYCGDVEPEAIATPIISAPSPAAAADAEWRAKIEAEIALLKGQIARLQDLAGTVR from the coding sequence ATGTCCGCAGAATCCGCCACCACCGCCATCCCATCCACCCTTTCGCCCGAGGAGGTCCGCGTCCTCGGCTGCCTCATCGAAAAAGAGATCACCCTCCCGGATTACTACCCGATGACGCTCAATGCCCTCGTCACCGCTTGCAATCAGACCACCAACCGCGAGCCCCTCATGCAGCTCGATGACACCACCGTCGCCCAGGCACTCGAAAACATGAAATCACGCGGCTACGTCTATCAGGTGAACATCGTCGGCGCCCGCGTGCAAAAATTCCGGCATAATCTCAAAGGCAAATGCCCCGACCTCGAAAAGGCTCAAATCGCCCTGCTCTGCATGCTCCTACTGCGTGGTGCCCAGACTGCCGGCGAGCTCCGCCAGCGCACCGAGCGCCTCCACACCTTTGAGGACATGAAAGCCGTGGAGGACACCCTCATCAGCCTCATCGGCTACCGTGACGGCCCACTCATCAAATGCATCCCCGCCGGTCCCGGCTGCCGCGTGGCGCAGTACATGCACCTCTATTGTGGGGATGTAGAGCCAGAGGCCATCGCCACCCCCATCATCAGCGCCCCATCCCCGGCTGCCGCCGCCGATGCCGAGTGGCGGGCCAAGATCGAGGCCGAGATCGCCCTCCTCAAAGGCCAGATCGCACGCCTCCAAGACCTCGCAGGCACGGTGCGTTGA
- a CDS encoding globin: MDPISQLYAQVGEEKLRAMVAAFYRRMRSDDLIGPMYPQDDWEGSEKRLADFLVYRFGGPQTYIQERGHPRLRGRHMPFPIGQAERDRWLTTMQDAMTEVGIPADSAPLITAFLLKSLT; this comes from the coding sequence ATGGACCCCATTTCCCAACTCTATGCTCAAGTCGGCGAGGAGAAACTCCGCGCCATGGTCGCCGCCTTTTACCGCCGCATGCGCAGCGATGACCTGATCGGCCCCATGTATCCGCAGGATGACTGGGAGGGCAGTGAGAAGCGCCTCGCAGACTTCCTCGTGTACCGCTTTGGCGGCCCGCAGACCTACATCCAGGAGCGCGGCCATCCCCGGCTACGCGGGCGGCACATGCCCTTTCCCATCGGCCAGGCAGAGCGAGATCGCTGGCTCACTACCATGCAGGATGCCATGACCGAGGTCGGCATCCCGGCTGACTCTGCGCCGCTCATCACCGCCTTTTTACTCAAGTCGCTGACATGA
- a CDS encoding sulfatase, whose product MRTLLLLAGLFSLTSHAAERPNILLVMADDLGYGDLACFGAKDLRTPHLDRFAREGLRLTSCYAGHANCSPSRAALMTGRTPTRVGIRDWIPEESPVHLRSSEVTIARLLQQNGYATCHSGKWHLNGHFNQPTQPQPSDHGFDHWFSTQNNAYPSHRAPDNFVRNGTAVGKLTGYAAQHVADEALRWLDARYKDKPFFLYVCIHEPHEPIASDAKYTALYPHADPAYSAHHGNISQMDAAFGRLMQRLDEAQLRDSTLVLFTSDNGPAITAQHPYGSSGPLRDKKGSLYEGGIRVPGILRWPGHTQPGTTSDEPICHTDFLPTICAITGIPAPGDRQLDGASWLPILEKKPVQRSTPLYWHFNRASGGPKVAMRQGDWKILATLDKEPAAKGNSITEQSEREFKEAKLDQFQLYNLQDDLGEKTDLATIFPEKLQELKKLLQAKYAEVQAESPAWPAWEFTGSEGKKIQWPDYVKKKQAKAKKAK is encoded by the coding sequence ATGCGCACGCTACTCCTCCTCGCGGGTCTATTTTCACTCACTTCGCACGCTGCCGAGCGGCCGAACATCCTCCTCGTGATGGCGGATGATCTGGGATACGGCGATCTGGCCTGTTTTGGGGCCAAAGACTTACGTACACCGCATCTGGACCGCTTTGCCCGCGAAGGGCTGCGTCTCACCAGTTGCTACGCTGGCCATGCGAACTGCTCACCCTCACGCGCGGCACTCATGACAGGCCGCACACCCACGCGTGTCGGTATCCGGGACTGGATCCCAGAGGAGTCGCCCGTGCATCTGCGCAGCAGTGAGGTCACCATCGCACGGCTTTTGCAGCAAAATGGCTATGCCACCTGCCACAGTGGGAAATGGCACCTCAATGGCCACTTTAACCAGCCCACGCAGCCGCAGCCCAGCGATCACGGCTTTGATCACTGGTTCTCCACGCAGAACAACGCCTACCCCAGCCACCGGGCCCCAGATAACTTCGTGCGCAACGGCACCGCTGTCGGAAAGCTCACTGGCTATGCCGCGCAGCATGTGGCGGATGAGGCCCTGCGCTGGCTCGATGCCCGTTACAAGGACAAGCCCTTCTTCCTCTACGTCTGCATCCATGAGCCGCACGAGCCAATCGCCTCCGATGCCAAGTACACCGCACTCTATCCGCATGCAGACCCCGCCTACTCGGCCCATCACGGCAATATCTCACAGATGGACGCCGCCTTTGGCCGGCTCATGCAGAGGCTCGATGAGGCCCAGCTTCGTGACAGCACGCTAGTCCTCTTCACCAGTGACAATGGCCCCGCCATCACCGCACAGCACCCCTACGGCAGCTCCGGTCCGCTGCGGGACAAGAAAGGCTCGCTCTACGAAGGCGGCATCCGCGTCCCTGGCATCCTGCGCTGGCCCGGCCACACCCAGCCTGGCACCACCAGTGACGAGCCCATCTGCCACACCGACTTTCTACCCACCATCTGCGCTATTACCGGCATCCCCGCGCCGGGGGACCGCCAGCTCGATGGCGCTAGCTGGCTGCCGATCTTGGAAAAAAAGCCCGTGCAGCGCAGCACCCCGCTCTACTGGCATTTCAATCGTGCCTCTGGTGGCCCCAAAGTGGCGATGCGCCAAGGCGACTGGAAAATCCTCGCCACACTCGACAAAGAGCCCGCGGCAAAGGGCAACAGCATCACCGAGCAGAGCGAGCGTGAATTTAAGGAGGCCAAACTCGATCAATTCCAGCTCTACAACCTCCAAGACGACCTGGGCGAAAAAACCGATCTCGCCACCATCTTCCCCGAAAAGCTCCAGGAGCTCAAAAAACTCCTTCAGGCTAAATATGCCGAGGTACAGGCCGAATCACCCGCCTGGCCTGCCTGGGAGTTCACCGGCAGCGAAGGCAAAAAAATCCAGTGGCCCGACTACGTGAAGAAAAAGCAAGCCAAGGCCAAAAAAGCCAAGTGA
- a CDS encoding DMT family transporter produces MSPALATTLYPLLAAILYAFGALVLKRSSDLGVGVWRTTFVANLIVAGLFSLLWLLGGPPVQRELLWQPGVIALCLFVGQLSQFLALDKGDVSVAVPVFGLKVILVAFLTPILIGDAVSMKLWIAAFLSVLGITCLNQQQEGKAPKNLLITFLAGGLGAVSFAVFDVLVQKWGPAWGAGRLLPCIFWINALLSFGLVFRFTAPLSAVPVRAWKWLVGGSVLLGVQSITFVSTLAVYGKATNANIVYASRGLLSVALVWMVGHWFMNAEQHLGARVMRWRFIGALMMLSAIVLVIV; encoded by the coding sequence GTGTCTCCCGCGCTCGCTACCACGCTCTACCCACTACTCGCTGCTATTTTATATGCTTTCGGGGCACTGGTGCTGAAGCGCAGCAGCGATCTCGGCGTCGGTGTCTGGCGCACCACCTTTGTGGCGAATCTGATCGTGGCGGGCCTGTTTTCGCTGCTGTGGCTGCTGGGTGGGCCGCCGGTGCAGCGGGAGTTGCTGTGGCAGCCGGGGGTGATCGCGCTGTGCTTGTTTGTCGGACAGCTTTCGCAGTTCCTAGCGCTGGATAAGGGGGATGTGTCGGTCGCGGTGCCCGTTTTCGGGCTCAAGGTGATCTTGGTGGCATTTTTGACGCCGATCCTCATCGGCGATGCGGTGAGCATGAAGCTATGGATCGCCGCTTTTTTGAGTGTGTTGGGCATTACCTGCCTTAACCAGCAGCAGGAGGGCAAAGCGCCGAAGAATCTCCTGATCACCTTTTTAGCGGGGGGGCTCGGGGCGGTGAGTTTCGCGGTTTTTGATGTGTTGGTGCAAAAATGGGGCCCGGCATGGGGTGCGGGTCGTTTGTTGCCCTGCATCTTTTGGATCAATGCGCTGCTTTCGTTCGGCCTGGTGTTCCGCTTCACGGCGCCATTGAGCGCGGTGCCAGTGCGGGCCTGGAAATGGCTGGTGGGGGGCTCTGTGCTGCTCGGAGTGCAGAGCATCACCTTTGTCAGCACACTGGCGGTGTATGGGAAGGCCACGAACGCGAACATCGTCTATGCATCGCGTGGGCTGCTCAGTGTGGCGCTGGTGTGGATGGTGGGGCACTGGTTCATGAATGCGGAGCAGCATCTCGGTGCACGGGTGATGCGCTGGCGCTTCATCGGTGCGCTCATGATGCTGAGTGCGATCGTGCTGGTGATCGTGTGA
- a CDS encoding 6-phosphofructokinase: protein MSLPYPENAVAVLFSGGDSPGMNAFLRGLVRLGLNREKVAVLGVRDGYRGLVRTARAVNGDAEALIRLKKTIASHPGRAGLINEHLDLIQMDHASVSGIMGKGGTILGSARCLEFHDKEVRAKVLRLLQGLNVRALVVVGGDGSLTGARFLAEESDLQVIGVPATIDNDLQFTDMALGVDTAVNTLVWAVDHFIDTARSHRRVMVLETMGRDSGDLARMAGLASGAEMIITPEPGPLNAAAMEKLAAKIEGAMTRGRGHAIVLVAEGVQFDPPQKRNRAYVLMDEFQKYFQRPKAPFPDLEVRPSVLGHLQRGGHTTPQDCILAARFADCAWRTIQNAPKTNGITALRKNNIEIVPYGSPDMPERAAFSREMEQLHDDLSSW from the coding sequence ATGAGTCTTCCATACCCCGAAAATGCCGTCGCTGTGCTCTTTAGCGGTGGCGACTCCCCTGGCATGAATGCCTTTCTTCGCGGCCTCGTGCGCCTCGGACTCAACCGAGAAAAAGTGGCCGTGCTCGGCGTACGCGACGGCTACCGCGGCCTCGTCCGCACCGCCCGCGCCGTCAATGGCGACGCTGAGGCCCTCATCCGCCTGAAAAAGACCATCGCCAGCCATCCCGGCCGTGCTGGTCTCATCAATGAACATCTCGACCTCATCCAGATGGACCATGCCAGCGTCAGCGGCATCATGGGCAAAGGCGGCACCATCCTCGGCTCTGCCCGCTGCCTGGAATTTCATGACAAAGAAGTCCGCGCAAAAGTCCTCCGCCTTCTCCAAGGACTCAACGTCCGCGCCCTCGTCGTCGTCGGGGGTGATGGCTCACTCACCGGGGCAAGATTCCTCGCAGAAGAGAGTGATCTGCAAGTCATCGGCGTCCCCGCCACGATCGACAACGACCTCCAATTCACCGACATGGCGCTAGGCGTCGATACCGCCGTCAACACCCTGGTTTGGGCCGTCGATCACTTCATCGACACCGCACGCAGCCACCGCCGCGTCATGGTGCTGGAGACCATGGGGCGCGACAGCGGGGATCTCGCCCGCATGGCCGGCCTCGCATCCGGCGCAGAAATGATCATCACCCCAGAACCAGGGCCACTGAATGCCGCCGCCATGGAAAAACTCGCGGCCAAGATCGAAGGCGCGATGACACGCGGTCGCGGTCACGCAATCGTCCTCGTCGCTGAGGGCGTCCAATTTGATCCCCCACAGAAGCGCAACCGCGCCTACGTGCTCATGGACGAATTCCAAAAATACTTCCAGCGCCCCAAAGCCCCCTTCCCCGACCTCGAAGTCCGTCCCTCCGTCCTCGGCCATCTCCAGCGTGGTGGCCATACTACCCCGCAGGACTGCATCCTCGCAGCTCGCTTTGCCGACTGCGCCTGGCGCACCATCCAAAACGCCCCCAAAACCAACGGCATCACCGCTCTGCGAAAAAACAACATCGAGATCGTCCCCTACGGCTCCCCCGACATGCCCGAGCGTGCAGCCTTCTCCCGCGAGATGGAGCAGCTCCACGATGATCTAAGCTCCTGGTAA
- the atpC gene encoding ATP synthase F1 subunit epsilon: protein MPLKLEIVTPEARIFSDEVDTVVLPGYEGEMGVLAAHANLVTTLLPGELRITKGGKTTEMAVGEGLVEVTGTVTRILTDMAIDADKIDEKAAEEALARAQKSLADLKPGDQQEEVAAVMAAIQRASAQLHLKRKRKTV from the coding sequence ATGCCCCTTAAACTCGAAATCGTCACCCCAGAGGCCCGCATCTTTTCCGATGAGGTCGATACCGTCGTGCTTCCGGGTTACGAAGGCGAAATGGGCGTCCTCGCCGCGCATGCTAACCTTGTGACCACGCTGCTCCCTGGTGAGCTGCGCATCACCAAGGGCGGCAAAACGACCGAAATGGCCGTTGGCGAAGGTTTGGTGGAAGTCACAGGCACCGTCACCCGCATCCTGACCGACATGGCCATCGACGCGGACAAGATCGACGAAAAAGCTGCCGAAGAGGCCCTCGCCCGCGCCCAGAAGTCCCTCGCCGATCTCAAACCCGGCGATCAGCAGGAAGAAGTGGCCGCCGTCATGGCCGCTATCCAGCGTGCCAGCGCCCAGCTCCACCTCAAGCGTAAGCGCAAGACGGTCTGA
- the atpG gene encoding ATP synthase F1 subunit gamma, translating to MPSTRDIRRRIKSVKNTAQITKAMQLVAAAKMKKAQDQAANGRHYAEMLNKILVNLKEKAEEGLHPFFSEGKGGKILVLLVSSDKGLCGALNTNLFKKLITTDFGTEDVDYVTIGKKGVQAINRLRRHLLADFPIKDPAKFAEVRGVGRFVQEKFLSGEYKKVLVVFNNFINTVTVVPTVEQILPVNPVTLGGKRDFAPQIETATATTEYTFEPSAAVVFETVLPQYVNDTVYQMVLESRASEHSSRMVAMKNATDNAKQMIKDLSLEYNKLRQAAITNELLEITTAKMALE from the coding sequence ATGCCATCTACACGCGACATCCGACGCCGAATCAAATCGGTCAAAAACACGGCCCAGATCACCAAGGCCATGCAGCTCGTCGCGGCCGCGAAGATGAAAAAAGCGCAGGATCAGGCCGCCAACGGCCGTCACTACGCCGAGATGCTGAACAAGATTCTCGTCAATCTGAAGGAGAAAGCCGAAGAAGGCCTCCACCCCTTCTTCAGCGAAGGAAAAGGCGGTAAAATCCTCGTTTTGCTCGTCTCCAGTGACAAAGGCCTCTGCGGAGCCCTGAACACGAATCTCTTCAAAAAGCTCATCACGACCGATTTCGGCACCGAAGACGTGGATTACGTCACCATCGGCAAAAAAGGCGTCCAGGCCATCAACCGCCTTCGCCGCCACCTGCTGGCCGATTTCCCCATCAAAGACCCCGCCAAATTCGCCGAGGTGCGTGGTGTTGGCCGATTCGTGCAGGAAAAATTCCTCTCAGGCGAGTACAAGAAGGTGCTCGTCGTCTTCAACAACTTCATCAACACCGTCACCGTCGTCCCCACCGTCGAGCAGATCCTGCCCGTCAATCCAGTGACACTCGGCGGCAAGCGTGATTTCGCCCCGCAGATCGAGACCGCGACTGCTACAACTGAGTACACCTTTGAGCCCAGCGCCGCTGTCGTCTTTGAGACCGTCCTTCCGCAGTATGTGAACGACACCGTGTATCAAATGGTGCTCGAATCCCGCGCCAGCGAGCACTCCAGCCGCATGGTGGCCATGAAGAACGCCACCGACAACGCCAAGCAGATGATCAAAGACCTCAGCCTCGAGTACAACAAGCTCCGCCAGGCCGCGATCACCAACGAACTCCTCGAAATCACGACAGCCAAGATGGCTCTGGAGTAA
- a CDS encoding F0F1 ATP synthase subunit alpha has protein sequence MSNILQEIESQIAGLKTAVTKSNVGIVREIGDGAAKIEGLSDVMLNEMIEFPGGVYGLALNLEETEVGCVLLGSGENVKAGDEVKTTGRLLSVPVGKSLLGRVVNALGQAIDGKGEIKGETQYPVEKLAPGIIARKSVSVPVQTGIMAIDAMIPIGRGQRELIIGDRSTGKTTIAVDTIISQAQQNKAAEQGKLQGHKPLYCIYVAIGQKQSNIARVVKTLEDAGAMEYTTIVSASASDSAVNQYLAPYAGCAIGEWFMDQGQDVLIVFDDLSKQAVAYRQVSLILKRPSGREAYPGDVFYLHSRLLERSCRVSENYGGGSMTALPIIETQAGDVSAYIPTNVISITDGQIFLETDLFYQGIRPAISVGLSVSRVGSAAQTKAIKKVSGTTKLDLAQFRELAAFAQFGSDLDAGTKAKLDRGARIVELFKQQQYQPKSLPIMVSTLYAMQKGYFDSVAVDRVKEFQAKLEDYLNTRKADLMGQLANEKALDKVEEGLKSALDDFKASWK, from the coding sequence ATGAGCAACATCCTCCAGGAAATCGAATCCCAAATCGCCGGCCTCAAGACCGCCGTCACGAAGTCCAATGTGGGCATCGTCCGTGAAATCGGCGACGGCGCCGCCAAGATTGAAGGCCTCAGCGATGTCATGCTCAATGAGATGATCGAGTTCCCCGGCGGCGTCTATGGCCTCGCCCTGAACCTCGAAGAAACCGAAGTCGGCTGCGTGCTTCTCGGCTCCGGTGAAAACGTCAAGGCGGGCGACGAAGTCAAGACCACCGGCCGCCTCCTCTCCGTGCCCGTCGGCAAATCGCTCCTCGGCCGCGTCGTGAACGCCCTCGGTCAGGCCATCGACGGCAAAGGCGAGATCAAGGGTGAAACCCAGTATCCCGTCGAAAAGCTCGCCCCTGGCATCATCGCCCGTAAGTCCGTGTCCGTCCCCGTGCAGACCGGCATCATGGCCATCGACGCCATGATCCCGATTGGCCGTGGTCAGCGTGAGTTGATCATCGGTGACCGCTCCACCGGCAAGACCACCATCGCCGTGGACACCATCATTTCCCAGGCGCAGCAAAACAAAGCTGCCGAGCAGGGCAAGCTCCAGGGTCACAAGCCCCTCTACTGCATCTACGTCGCCATCGGCCAGAAGCAGTCCAACATTGCCCGCGTCGTGAAGACCCTCGAAGACGCCGGCGCGATGGAATACACCACCATCGTCTCCGCCTCCGCTTCCGACTCTGCGGTGAACCAGTACCTCGCTCCGTATGCCGGTTGCGCCATTGGTGAGTGGTTCATGGATCAGGGCCAGGACGTGCTGATCGTCTTTGATGACCTTTCCAAGCAGGCCGTCGCCTACCGCCAGGTGTCCCTCATCCTGAAGCGCCCCTCCGGTCGTGAAGCCTATCCGGGTGACGTGTTCTATCTCCACTCCCGCCTTCTCGAGCGTTCCTGCCGCGTCAGCGAAAACTACGGCGGCGGCTCCATGACCGCTCTGCCCATCATCGAAACGCAGGCCGGTGACGTGTCCGCCTACATCCCGACGAACGTGATCTCCATCACCGACGGCCAGATCTTCCTCGAAACCGACCTTTTCTACCAAGGCATCCGCCCCGCCATCTCCGTCGGTCTTTCCGTCTCCCGCGTGGGTTCCGCCGCGCAGACGAAGGCCATCAAGAAGGTCTCCGGCACCACGAAGCTCGACCTCGCGCAGTTCCGCGAGCTCGCCGCCTTCGCCCAGTTCGGTTCTGACCTCGACGCCGGCACGAAAGCCAAGCTCGACCGCGGTGCTCGCATCGTGGAACTCTTCAAGCAGCAGCAGTATCAACCGAAGAGCCTCCCCATCATGGTCAGCACGCTTTACGCGATGCAGAAAGGCTACTTCGACAGCGTCGCCGTCGATCGCGTGAAGGAATTCCAGGCCAAGCTCGAAGACTACCTTAATACCCGCAAAGCCGACCTCATGGGCCAGCTCGCCAATGAGAAGGCCCTCGACAAGGTCGAAGAAGGCCTCAAATCCGCCCTCGACGACTTCAAAGCGTCCTGGAAATAA
- the atpH gene encoding ATP synthase F1 subunit delta: MKISKEARRTSRQLFRACMVEGKLDESRVRTVVSGIASSKPRGYIGMLDAFSRLVANEVDRQRAQVESASALAPATQSELQASLSKKYGRQLTLDFSVNPELLGGIRVKVGSDVWDGSVKARLEGLANSLAA; the protein is encoded by the coding sequence ATGAAAATCTCCAAGGAAGCCCGCCGCACCTCCCGTCAGCTCTTCCGCGCCTGCATGGTGGAAGGGAAGCTCGACGAGTCCCGCGTTCGTACGGTGGTATCCGGCATCGCTAGCAGCAAGCCGCGTGGCTACATCGGCATGCTCGATGCCTTCTCCCGCCTCGTGGCGAATGAGGTCGATCGCCAGCGTGCGCAGGTCGAAAGCGCCTCCGCTTTGGCCCCCGCCACGCAATCCGAGCTCCAGGCCAGCCTTTCCAAGAAATACGGTCGCCAGCTCACCCTCGACTTCAGCGTGAACCCCGAGCTCCTCGGTGGCATCCGCGTCAAAGTCGGCTCCGACGTCTGGGACGGCAGCGTGAAGGCCCGTCTCGAAGGCCTCGCGAACTCACTCGCGGCCTAA